In the Streptobacillus moniliformis DSM 12112 genome, one interval contains:
- the rpoD gene encoding RNA polymerase sigma factor RpoD — MAAKNIDLKESLSNLIKIAKEEKIISREEINKLMKNNFSQDKIEATFFKLQELNVEIVNKIADKNKSKKEIERNKKEELEINIDEKEVEALLNEDLTTVSESSDVDEPIKMYLREIGQIPLLKSEEEFELARRIGEGDERAKQQLMESNLRLVVSIAKKHTNRGLKLLDLIQEGNIGLMKAVEKFESDKGFKFSTYATWWIRQAITRAIADQGRTIRIPVHMIETINKIKKASRIHLQETGKEPTDDYLAEIVEMPVEKVKNILEMNQDPISLETPVGSEDDSELGDFVEDDKFLNPHEATVRSVLKEKLNDVLRKELNEREEQVLRLRYGLDDGAPKTLEEVGKIFDVTRERIRQIEVKAINKLKNIKKKKGLEDFRN; from the coding sequence ATGGCGGCTAAAAATATAGATTTAAAGGAAAGTTTATCTAATTTAATTAAAATAGCGAAAGAAGAGAAAATTATTAGTAGAGAAGAAATTAATAAATTGATGAAAAATAATTTTTCTCAAGATAAAATAGAAGCTACATTTTTTAAGTTGCAAGAATTAAATGTAGAAATTGTAAATAAAATAGCCGACAAAAATAAATCTAAAAAAGAAATAGAAAGAAACAAAAAAGAAGAATTAGAAATAAATATTGATGAAAAAGAAGTAGAAGCCCTATTAAACGAAGATTTAACAACTGTTAGTGAATCATCAGATGTTGATGAACCAATTAAAATGTATTTAAGAGAAATAGGACAAATACCTTTACTTAAAAGTGAAGAAGAATTTGAACTAGCAAGACGTATAGGCGAAGGTGATGAAAGAGCCAAACAACAATTAATGGAATCTAATTTAAGATTAGTTGTAAGTATTGCTAAAAAACATACAAATAGAGGGTTAAAATTACTTGATTTAATTCAAGAAGGTAACATAGGATTAATGAAGGCAGTTGAGAAATTTGAATCAGATAAAGGATTTAAGTTTTCAACATATGCTACATGGTGGATAAGACAGGCTATAACAAGAGCTATAGCTGATCAAGGTAGAACTATAAGAATACCTGTGCATATGATAGAAACTATAAATAAGATAAAAAAAGCATCAAGGATTCATTTACAAGAAACAGGGAAAGAACCTACTGATGATTATTTAGCTGAAATAGTTGAAATGCCAGTAGAAAAAGTTAAAAATATTTTAGAGATGAATCAAGACCCAATATCATTAGAAACTCCAGTAGGAAGTGAAGATGATTCAGAATTAGGAGATTTTGTTGAAGATGATAAGTTCTTAAATCCTCACGAAGCCACAGTTAGATCCGTATTAAAAGAAAAATTAAATGATGTACTTAGAAAAGAACTTAATGAAAGAGAAGAGCAAGTACTAAGATTAAGATACGGACTTGATGATGGTGCTCCTAAAACTTTAGAAGAAGTTGGGAAAATATTTGATGTAACAAGAGAAAGAATACGTCAAATAGAAGTTAAGGCTATAAATAAATTGAAAAATATTAAAAAGAAAAAAGGTTTAGAAGATTTTAGAAACTAG
- the infC gene encoding translation initiation factor IF-3: MFFIKGTGKTDGSRINDEIRAKEIRLISEEGEQLGVMSFYDAYNIAQEKNLDLVEMSSSNGVSVCKIMDYGKYRYEKIKKDKENKKRQKNTVIKEIRVKPHIDTHDMETKINQIDKFLEKENKVKISLRLSGREKLHSETAIKVLDEFANVFEDKAIVEKKYGREQVQKFVMLSPKK, encoded by the coding sequence GTGTTCTTTATTAAGGGAACTGGAAAAACTGATGGATCTAGAATCAATGATGAAATTAGAGCTAAAGAAATAAGATTAATTTCAGAAGAAGGTGAACAATTAGGTGTAATGTCTTTTTATGATGCTTATAACATAGCTCAAGAAAAAAATCTTGATTTAGTAGAAATGTCATCGAGTAATGGTGTATCAGTATGTAAAATAATGGATTATGGAAAATATCGTTATGAAAAAATAAAAAAAGATAAAGAAAATAAGAAAAGACAAAAAAATACTGTAATTAAAGAGATAAGAGTTAAACCTCATATCGACACACATGACATGGAAACTAAAATTAATCAAATTGATAAATTTTTAGAAAAAGAAAATAAAGTAAAAATCAGTTTAAGATTATCAGGAAGAGAAAAATTGCATTCAGAAACGGCTATAAAAGTTCTTGATGAATTTGCAAATGTCTTTGAAGATAAGGCTATAGTTGAGAAAAAATATGGTAGAGAGCAAGTACAAAAATTTGTTATGCTTTCACCTAAAAAATAG
- the rpmI gene encoding 50S ribosomal protein L35: MPKMKTHKGTKKRVKVTGTGKFVVKHSGKSHILTKKTHKRKKRLGKDQVLDGKAAKKVSRLLAGQSGR, encoded by the coding sequence ATGCCAAAGATGAAAACACACAAAGGAACAAAGAAAAGAGTTAAAGTAACAGGAACAGGTAAATTCGTAGTTAAACATTCAGGAAAAAGCCATATATTAACTAAGAAAACTCATAAGAGAAAGAAAAGATTAGGTAAAGACCAAGTATTAGATGGTAAGGCAGCTAAAAAAGTATCAAGATTATTAGCAGGACAATCAGGAAGATAA
- the rplT gene encoding 50S ribosomal protein L20, whose amino-acid sequence MPRVKTGIVRRKKHKKVLSEAKGYRGSTKTNYKKANEAVKKAMAYATEHRKLKKRTMRELWIIRINAATRAEGLSYSKFMNGLKKLNIELDRKVLAELALNNSVEFKALVEKVKSL is encoded by the coding sequence ATGCCAAGAGTAAAAACAGGAATAGTAAGAAGAAAAAAACATAAAAAAGTATTAAGTGAAGCAAAAGGATATAGAGGATCTACAAAAACTAATTATAAAAAGGCTAATGAAGCTGTTAAAAAAGCTATGGCTTATGCAACAGAACATAGAAAATTAAAGAAAAGAACAATGAGAGAATTATGGATAATAAGAATTAATGCAGCAACTCGTGCAGAAGGATTATCATATTCTAAGTTCATGAATGGATTAAAGAAATTAAACATTGAATTAGATAGAAAAGTTTTAGCAGAACTTGCTTTAAACAACTCTGTAGAATTTAAAGCTTTAGTAGAAAAAGTAAAATCTTTATAA
- a CDS encoding PD-(D/E)XK nuclease family protein codes for MKDKKIKIVECSDKYSQILNIIDNIEFNIFYDMEEKKIDEIKPENVYINQNEIANTFDFSFNKTVVYNIVSKIHAAINNGINGKYLISDIYNLYTIKEFKKEFNISENDINTLFRESKYGNIYINSEKIKSLKFLDEMKGYKSKEEYLEKLTKIGNIKSSKEYMFNTSFTYFEALTEVNVLDFSFLNNFSSEYLKLFLKYLDRKSLHVGICNNNSKILDKKKLSTGIKENFALINVQGNIFSKDRNIFSKIQSSELGLPISDNLIYENLYNIYRNIVMSNNIYISYIKNEDENISEMPFLTELMFNNNLKAEKKEVTMSEKANILNQLLDKSNIRKVFNPVYLTNNDIMHKNELLNDFNKISVTKLLSLINSEIEYYLSSKIEESDIYNEDIESVEVGNITHNIMELMINKVGKNINHVKKNELLEYIKEAISNVINQKDNNILEKYKKYFYITYINDLPKTILDFFDKLKKVLIHENIVDVYSEKVVEFDVELEDRIIKVNGKTDLVVETEDKYIIIDFKTGKFKKEKMKVYANQVTIYSYMNEFKDKEKVGYISFIQTFDSLKEIDVEKAEVNKDIIKEVLNNFVTGDVFEFGKEDKYSKFKEVIKYGENENSSKS; via the coding sequence TTGAAAGATAAGAAAATTAAAATAGTAGAATGTAGTGATAAATATAGTCAAATATTAAATATTATTGATAATATAGAGTTTAATATTTTCTATGATATGGAAGAAAAGAAGATAGATGAAATTAAACCCGAGAATGTATATATAAATCAGAATGAAATTGCAAATACCTTTGATTTTTCATTTAATAAGACAGTAGTGTATAATATAGTATCAAAAATACATGCGGCTATTAATAATGGAATTAATGGAAAATATTTAATATCAGATATATATAATCTTTATACTATAAAGGAATTTAAAAAAGAATTTAATATATCAGAAAATGATATAAATACTCTATTTAGAGAATCAAAGTATGGTAATATATATATTAATAGTGAAAAAATAAAAAGTCTAAAATTTTTAGATGAAATGAAAGGATATAAGAGTAAGGAAGAATATTTAGAAAAATTAACAAAAATAGGAAATATTAAATCTAGTAAAGAATATATGTTTAATACAAGTTTTACATATTTTGAAGCATTAACTGAGGTTAATGTATTAGATTTTTCTTTTTTGAATAATTTTTCAAGTGAATATCTTAAGCTATTTTTAAAATATTTAGATAGAAAGAGTTTACATGTAGGTATATGTAATAATAATAGTAAAATATTAGATAAAAAAAAATTAAGTACAGGAATTAAAGAAAATTTTGCGTTAATTAATGTACAAGGAAATATTTTTTCTAAAGATAGAAATATATTTTCTAAGATACAAAGTAGTGAATTAGGGCTACCTATATCTGATAATTTAATATATGAAAATTTATATAATATCTATAGAAATATAGTTATGTCAAATAATATATATATAAGCTATATTAAAAATGAAGATGAAAATATTTCTGAAATGCCATTTTTAACAGAATTAATGTTTAATAACAATTTAAAAGCTGAAAAAAAAGAAGTTACTATGAGTGAAAAAGCTAATATATTAAATCAATTATTAGATAAAAGTAATATAAGGAAAGTATTTAATCCTGTGTATTTAACTAATAATGACATTATGCATAAAAATGAACTGCTTAATGATTTTAATAAAATATCAGTTACTAAATTACTTAGTCTTATTAATTCAGAAATAGAATATTATCTTTCATCTAAAATAGAAGAAAGTGATATATATAATGAGGATATAGAAAGTGTTGAAGTAGGAAATATTACACATAATATTATGGAATTAATGATAAATAAAGTGGGTAAAAATATTAATCATGTTAAAAAGAATGAATTGCTTGAATATATAAAAGAAGCTATAAGTAATGTGATTAATCAAAAAGATAATAATATATTAGAAAAATATAAGAAATATTTTTATATCACATATATAAATGATTTACCTAAAACTATATTAGATTTCTTTGATAAATTAAAAAAGGTTTTAATTCATGAGAATATAGTAGATGTATATAGTGAAAAAGTTGTGGAATTTGATGTAGAGTTAGAAGATAGAATAATTAAAGTTAATGGTAAAACAGATCTAGTAGTAGAAACAGAAGATAAATATATAATAATTGATTTTAAAACAGGTAAATTTAAAAAAGAAAAAATGAAAGTTTATGCAAATCAAGTAACTATTTATTCATATATGAATGAATTTAAAGATAAAGAAAAAGTGGGATATATTAGTTTTATTCAAACATTTGATAGTTTAAAGGAAATTGATGTTGAAAAGGCAGAAGTAAATAAGGATATAATAAAAGAGGTTTTAAATAATTTTGTAACAGGAGATGTTTTTGAATTTGGTAAGGAAGATAAATATTCTAAATTTAAGGAGGTAATTAAATATGGTGAAAATGAAAACAGTAGTAAAAGCTAG
- a CDS encoding UvrD-helicase domain-containing protein — protein MVKMKTVVKASAGTGKTYRLSLEYIYFLLLGIDFRNILVMTFTKKATAEIKNRIFEFILIIISKEGNYEELMKNIENNFGYKFKDGDIEKLTDIYKDMLINKNSVRIDTIDGFTSKVFNTCIAEPILEMYDYNILTEDTDTDKTLYTDFVVNLLNNKEFDFKFSSKDIKGIIKEIKGNFLYNKNELLSIKKLEEKYSLDYVITRVKNLFFNDLKIEYNGEEAKLKADSIKILEILEKINLNNMEIEYSNLKPLLNKMYKMQNVFNTRSKKSEVVKYLFEKNYELTKKIQDFQLIRYNYESTKKTNELLKNHKIVFDEDFRLKKANKLLDFNDITYYTFKYMFDEKLGLVKDGKVTDYFYELMDGKIDALMVDEFQDTSVLQFKFIKLIMDGAKIVTCVGDEKQSIYEWRGGYKKLFEDLDKALGEETVIKTLCTCYRSEKNIISFINNIFTKLPNYRYDEVKSSKEEKKSGYVETILVEKKSKDDDDIIKKIVEKIKENKDFTNTAILLRDNNKLEKIAKYLDDENIRYSLMTKSSILNVPSVKTAHKLVKYLVTKNEVNKYEFLRSDIKKYSLDEVSDVIQGKIDEDIKYFEDNFDRHNSFNSDDFDFAKEYIERFGYSLNDDSNDILNLNFYFEKMKEFSNIYDFYENIEGNKILKKSIVEKDGITLSTIHASKGLEYKNVYIYDDSFDDVKTGLKKYVAYDDEYNIIKFRMCNYNILNKMIKEINDDDKLNDFEKDNLMNNFKEFENAYDEYMTINKSESDAYLNLNYVAYTRAKENCYIFYGMPGPLIREEKILGTRNMSNAMIKEDNVLDYLKYANYFKQSKYVEVDSEKYDVERINRQKEGSAIHYFFEVYNGDVEIAIDIVKKKYGNLLSGLSFERVLYLIDKNVERYKNILESKNTRYSEFKIFDKDDNDKMYIIDLLLIDKDKKRAYIYDFKTGHNVINNPKYIKQLEKYKKILSKTITDYEIFVEILPLDE, from the coding sequence ATGGTGAAAATGAAAACAGTAGTAAAAGCTAGTGCTGGTACTGGTAAAACATATAGATTATCTTTAGAATATATATATTTTCTTTTACTTGGTATAGATTTTAGAAATATTTTAGTAATGACTTTTACTAAAAAAGCTACAGCAGAAATAAAAAATAGAATTTTTGAATTTATTTTAATAATAATTTCTAAAGAAGGAAATTATGAAGAGTTAATGAAAAATATAGAAAATAATTTTGGATATAAATTTAAAGATGGAGATATAGAAAAATTAACAGATATATATAAGGATATGCTTATTAATAAAAATAGTGTTAGAATAGATACTATAGATGGATTTACTTCTAAGGTGTTTAATACTTGTATTGCTGAACCTATATTAGAAATGTATGACTATAATATACTAACAGAAGATACAGATACTGATAAGACACTATATACTGATTTTGTGGTTAATTTATTAAATAATAAAGAATTTGACTTTAAGTTTAGTAGTAAAGATATAAAGGGTATAATAAAGGAAATTAAGGGTAATTTTCTATATAATAAAAATGAATTGTTGAGTATAAAAAAACTTGAAGAAAAATATAGTTTAGATTATGTTATAACTAGAGTTAAAAATCTATTCTTTAATGATTTAAAAATAGAATATAATGGAGAGGAAGCTAAGTTAAAGGCTGATAGTATAAAAATATTAGAAATTTTAGAAAAAATTAATTTAAATAACATGGAGATAGAATATAGTAATTTAAAACCATTATTAAATAAAATGTATAAAATGCAAAATGTATTTAATACTAGATCTAAAAAGAGTGAAGTAGTAAAATATTTGTTTGAAAAAAATTATGAATTAACTAAAAAAATACAAGATTTTCAATTAATTAGATATAATTATGAAAGCACTAAAAAAACAAATGAATTGTTAAAGAATCATAAAATAGTATTTGATGAAGACTTTAGATTAAAAAAAGCAAATAAATTACTTGATTTTAATGATATAACATATTACACATTTAAATATATGTTTGATGAAAAATTAGGATTGGTTAAAGATGGAAAAGTTACAGATTATTTCTATGAATTAATGGATGGTAAAATAGATGCTTTAATGGTAGATGAGTTTCAGGATACAAGTGTTCTTCAATTTAAATTCATTAAATTAATAATGGATGGAGCAAAGATTGTTACTTGTGTAGGAGATGAAAAACAAAGTATATATGAATGGCGTGGAGGATATAAGAAATTATTTGAAGATTTAGATAAAGCTTTAGGAGAAGAAACTGTAATAAAAACTTTATGTACTTGCTATAGATCTGAAAAAAATATAATTTCTTTTATAAATAATATATTTACTAAGCTTCCAAATTATAGATACGATGAAGTTAAATCAAGTAAAGAAGAAAAAAAATCAGGATATGTTGAAACTATTTTAGTTGAGAAAAAAAGTAAAGATGATGATGATATAATAAAGAAAATAGTTGAAAAAATTAAAGAAAATAAAGATTTTACAAATACAGCTATATTATTAAGAGATAATAATAAATTAGAAAAAATTGCTAAATATTTAGATGATGAAAATATTAGGTATTCTTTAATGACTAAATCAAGTATATTAAATGTTCCCTCTGTAAAAACAGCTCATAAATTAGTTAAATATTTAGTTACTAAAAATGAAGTAAATAAATATGAATTTTTAAGAAGTGATATTAAAAAATATAGTTTAGATGAAGTAAGTGATGTGATTCAAGGTAAAATAGATGAAGACATTAAATATTTCGAAGATAATTTTGATAGACATAATTCATTTAATTCAGATGATTTTGATTTTGCTAAGGAATATATAGAAAGATTTGGTTATAGTTTAAATGATGATTCTAATGATATATTAAACTTAAATTTCTATTTTGAGAAAATGAAAGAATTTTCAAATATATATGATTTTTATGAAAATATTGAAGGAAATAAAATATTAAAAAAATCTATTGTTGAAAAAGATGGAATAACATTAAGTACTATTCATGCATCTAAAGGATTAGAGTATAAAAATGTGTATATTTATGATGATAGTTTTGATGATGTAAAAACAGGTTTAAAAAAATATGTTGCATATGATGATGAGTATAATATAATTAAATTTAGGATGTGTAATTATAATATTTTAAATAAAATGATTAAAGAAATAAATGATGATGATAAATTAAATGATTTTGAAAAAGATAATTTGATGAATAATTTTAAAGAATTTGAGAATGCATATGATGAATATATGACTATTAATAAGAGTGAATCAGATGCTTACTTAAATCTTAATTATGTAGCATATACTAGAGCAAAAGAAAATTGCTATATTTTCTATGGAATGCCAGGGCCTTTAATTAGAGAAGAAAAAATTCTTGGAACTAGAAATATGTCTAATGCTATGATAAAAGAAGATAATGTTTTAGATTACCTTAAGTATGCTAATTATTTCAAACAGAGTAAATATGTTGAAGTTGATAGTGAAAAATATGATGTAGAAAGAATTAATAGGCAAAAAGAAGGAAGTGCAATACATTATTTCTTTGAGGTATATAATGGTGATGTAGAAATTGCTATAGATATAGTTAAAAAGAAATATGGTAATTTATTATCTGGTTTAAGTTTTGAAAGAGTACTTTATTTAATAGATAAAAATGTAGAAAGATATAAAAATATATTGGAAAGTAAAAATACAAGATATTCAGAATTTAAAATTTTTGATAAAGATGATAATGATAAAATGTATATTATAGATTTATTATTAATAGATAAGGATAAAAAGAGAGCATATATTTATGATTTTAAAACAGGTCATAATGTTATTAATAATCCTAAATATATTAAACAATTAGAGAAGTACAAGAAAATTTTATCAAAAACAATCACAGATTATGAAATATTTGTAGAAATACTTCCACTTGATGAATGA